In Hymenobacter sublimis, a single genomic region encodes these proteins:
- a CDS encoding isopenicillin N synthase family dioxygenase produces MEEKLLEVIPSLDLADFRSGDPERKARFVQQLGEAYQNIGFVALKNHGLSNEQTEKLYSDVKSFFSLPDDVKRQYEKPELAGQRGYVSKGKEHAKGRNTGDLKEFYHVGQEVDDANDPIKSEYPDNIWPNEVDSFADTSLTTYKTLEAAGKDVLRAIALYLQLPENYFDDKVRNGNSILRPIHYYPIENPDEVPADAVRAAEHGDINLITLLMGASADGLQVLRRDGKWIPITALPDQIVVNVGDMLQRLTNGVLKSTIHRVVNPPREKMNSSRYSIPFFMHPRSEMSLAALESCVTLDNPKKEADITAGEFLNERLIELGLKKK; encoded by the coding sequence ATGGAAGAAAAGCTGCTGGAGGTAATTCCCTCCCTCGATTTGGCTGATTTCCGCTCCGGTGACCCTGAGCGCAAAGCCCGCTTCGTACAACAACTCGGCGAAGCTTACCAGAACATCGGCTTCGTAGCCCTCAAAAACCACGGTCTTTCCAACGAGCAGACCGAGAAGCTCTACTCCGATGTAAAGTCCTTTTTCTCGCTACCCGACGACGTAAAGCGCCAGTACGAAAAGCCGGAGCTGGCGGGCCAGCGTGGCTACGTAAGCAAGGGCAAAGAGCACGCCAAGGGCCGCAACACCGGCGACCTGAAGGAGTTCTACCACGTCGGCCAGGAAGTGGACGATGCCAATGACCCCATCAAGTCGGAATACCCCGACAACATCTGGCCCAACGAGGTAGACAGCTTCGCCGATACTTCGCTGACTACGTACAAAACGCTGGAGGCCGCCGGCAAAGATGTGCTGCGCGCCATTGCCCTGTACCTGCAGCTGCCCGAGAACTACTTCGACGATAAGGTGCGCAACGGCAACAGCATTCTGCGTCCCATTCACTACTACCCCATCGAAAACCCCGATGAGGTGCCCGCCGACGCCGTACGCGCCGCCGAACACGGCGACATCAACCTGATTACCCTGCTGATGGGCGCCTCGGCCGATGGCCTGCAGGTGCTGCGCCGCGACGGGAAGTGGATTCCGATTACGGCCCTACCCGACCAGATTGTGGTAAACGTAGGCGACATGCTGCAGCGCCTAACCAACGGCGTGCTCAAGAGCACCATTCACCGCGTGGTAAACCCGCCCCGCGAGAAAATGAACTCCTCGCGCTACAGCATTCCCTTCTTCATGCACCCGCGCTCGGAAATGAGCTTGGCCGCCCTGGAGAGTTGCGTAACCCTCGACAACCCCAAGAAGGAGGCCGACATTACCGCCGGTGAGTTCCTGAATGAGCGCCTGATTGAGTTGGGCCTGAAGAAAAAGTAA
- a CDS encoding OmpA family protein codes for MNVTKLLLSLGLVVGVNTLARAQHAVWAAKIVAVSSQKTEGKEPFSPEKVLGEPNATPLGQASNEAWIPKKESNNEFIEVRFGKSLVAKQVTVVENFNPGSVSKIELVDTRGAKHQVYTNDSPGPVPEQFRSLQVTFSPGTYRTIGVVVTMNTKAVNGVNQIDAIGIADVAETMVKKEFKNEQPGVTFDSAMVNLGPNVNSKYVDTHPVISPDGRTLFFARQESPQNVGGAKDVQDVWYSNLSNPQKKTWNQAKNIGSPINTTGPNGLASVSSDGNTAVLINVYNPDGSLDPKGLSLARRTKTGWSQPVKIEIEDFYNNDEENVDYYLATSGKVLLMAVDRRDGQGEQDIFVSFMKADGKTWSKPKNLGANINTKKPEFAPFLAADGKTLYFASEGHGGYGKSDVFYSKRLDDSWTNWTKPRNLGASVNSPDFDAYYTVSAAGEDAYLVSARNGIGGSKDIFRISLTPTFRPEVVTLVRGKVLDAASKKPVAATIRYENLLTGEEIGVAETSPIDGSYTIVLPSGAHYGYRAEAKDYLAESDNLDVTDRQKYSEVNQDLYLVPFAVGQSIKLNNIFFAQSKYYLRENSYPELLRLVRILKDYPQVEIKLEGHTDNQGDPQLNVKLSQDRVNEVKKYLVSKGISGNRITTEGFGGSKPIASNDQEETRKLNRRVEFRITKK; via the coding sequence ATGAACGTTACTAAGTTACTGTTGTCGCTGGGGTTGGTTGTCGGGGTGAATACATTGGCTAGGGCGCAACACGCCGTGTGGGCGGCGAAAATTGTAGCCGTCTCGTCGCAGAAAACGGAAGGCAAGGAGCCCTTCTCGCCGGAAAAAGTATTAGGTGAGCCAAATGCTACCCCGCTGGGCCAGGCCAGCAATGAGGCCTGGATTCCGAAAAAGGAAAGCAACAACGAGTTTATCGAGGTGCGCTTTGGCAAGTCGCTGGTAGCCAAGCAGGTGACGGTCGTGGAAAACTTCAATCCGGGCTCCGTTTCTAAAATCGAGCTGGTGGACACCCGTGGGGCCAAGCACCAGGTGTACACCAACGACAGCCCCGGGCCCGTGCCCGAGCAGTTTCGCTCCCTACAAGTCACGTTCTCGCCGGGTACGTACCGCACCATTGGGGTAGTAGTTACCATGAATACCAAGGCCGTGAACGGCGTCAACCAGATTGACGCCATCGGCATTGCCGATGTGGCCGAGACGATGGTGAAAAAGGAGTTCAAAAACGAGCAGCCCGGCGTGACTTTCGACTCGGCCATGGTGAACCTGGGCCCCAACGTCAACTCCAAGTATGTTGACACCCACCCGGTTATCTCGCCCGATGGTCGGACGCTGTTTTTTGCCCGTCAGGAAAGCCCGCAGAACGTGGGTGGCGCCAAAGACGTGCAGGACGTGTGGTACAGCAACCTGAGCAACCCCCAGAAGAAAACCTGGAACCAAGCCAAGAATATCGGTAGTCCCATCAATACCACCGGCCCCAACGGACTGGCCTCGGTGTCGTCGGATGGTAATACGGCCGTACTAATCAACGTGTACAACCCCGACGGCTCCCTGGACCCCAAGGGCTTGAGCTTGGCCCGGCGCACCAAAACCGGCTGGAGCCAGCCCGTCAAGATTGAAATCGAGGATTTCTACAACAACGACGAGGAAAACGTGGATTACTACCTCGCTACCTCGGGTAAGGTGCTGCTCATGGCCGTGGACCGGCGCGACGGGCAGGGCGAGCAGGACATCTTTGTGAGCTTCATGAAGGCCGACGGTAAAACCTGGAGCAAACCTAAAAACCTCGGAGCCAACATCAACACCAAGAAGCCCGAGTTTGCCCCCTTCCTGGCCGCTGATGGCAAAACCTTGTACTTCGCCTCGGAAGGGCACGGTGGCTACGGCAAAAGCGACGTGTTTTACTCCAAGCGCCTCGACGACAGCTGGACCAACTGGACCAAACCGCGCAACCTGGGCGCCAGCGTAAACTCCCCCGACTTTGACGCCTATTACACCGTATCGGCGGCGGGTGAAGATGCTTATTTGGTATCGGCGCGCAACGGCATTGGCGGCTCCAAGGACATTTTCCGCATTAGCCTGACGCCTACCTTCCGCCCGGAGGTAGTAACCCTGGTGCGCGGCAAGGTGCTGGATGCCGCTTCCAAGAAGCCGGTGGCCGCTACCATCCGTTACGAAAACCTACTGACCGGCGAAGAAATTGGGGTGGCCGAAACCAGCCCCATTGACGGCTCTTATACCATTGTACTGCCCTCGGGTGCCCACTACGGCTACCGGGCCGAGGCCAAGGACTACCTCGCCGAATCGGACAACCTCGACGTGACGGACCGCCAGAAGTACTCGGAGGTAAACCAGGATTTGTACCTAGTGCCTTTCGCCGTAGGCCAGAGCATCAAGCTGAACAACATCTTCTTTGCTCAGAGCAAGTACTACCTGCGCGAAAACTCCTACCCCGAGTTGCTGCGCCTAGTGCGCATCCTGAAAGACTACCCGCAGGTGGAAATCAAGCTGGAAGGCCACACCGACAACCAAGGCGACCCACAACTAAACGTGAAGCTCAGCCAGGACCGCGTAAACGAGGTAAAGAAGTACCTAGTTAGCAAAGGCATCAGCGGCAACCGGATTACCACCGAGGGTTTCGGCGGTAGCAAGCCCATTGCCAGCAACGACCAGGAAGAAACCCGCAAGCTCAACCGCCGGGTAGAGTTCCGGATTACGAAGAAGTAA
- the floA gene encoding flotillin-like protein FloA (flotillin-like protein involved in membrane lipid rafts): protein MDFPFFPIVVGGIVLLVFLYFFPISLWITALFSGVRVSLFQLAFMRVRKVPPSLIVNSLITSTKAGLELTANDLETHYLAGGNIPSVIKALISADKANIPLSFKQATAIDLAGRDVFEAVTTSVNPKVINTPNVAAVAQDGIQLIAKARITVRANIAQLVGGAGEETILARVGEGIVTSIGSSRSHKEVLENPDKISKLVLSKGLDAGTAFEILSIDIADVDIGENIGAKLQTDQASADLRVAEARAEERRAMAVAMEQENRAKTQEAKSRVVEAEAEIPKAIAEAFRSGNLGVMDYYKMRNIQSDTDMRDSIANPGGQSGSTKPGRDEGRLS from the coding sequence ATGGACTTCCCCTTCTTCCCGATTGTTGTCGGTGGCATTGTGCTGCTGGTGTTCCTGTACTTTTTCCCTATCAGCCTCTGGATTACGGCGCTGTTCTCGGGAGTGCGGGTTAGCTTGTTCCAGTTGGCCTTCATGCGCGTACGAAAGGTGCCGCCGTCCCTTATCGTCAACTCCCTGATTACCTCCACTAAAGCGGGCTTGGAGCTGACAGCCAACGATTTGGAAACTCACTACCTGGCTGGCGGTAACATTCCCAGCGTTATCAAAGCCTTAATTTCGGCCGATAAAGCCAACATCCCGCTTAGCTTCAAGCAGGCCACGGCCATTGACTTGGCTGGGCGCGACGTGTTCGAGGCCGTGACTACCTCCGTGAATCCCAAGGTAATTAATACGCCCAATGTGGCGGCGGTGGCCCAGGACGGCATTCAGCTGATTGCCAAGGCCCGCATTACGGTTCGCGCCAACATTGCCCAGCTCGTGGGCGGGGCCGGCGAGGAAACCATTCTGGCCCGGGTGGGCGAAGGCATCGTGACCAGCATCGGCTCGTCCCGCTCCCATAAGGAGGTACTCGAAAACCCCGATAAGATTTCCAAGCTGGTGCTCAGCAAGGGCCTTGACGCCGGCACCGCCTTCGAAATTCTCTCTATTGACATTGCCGACGTGGACATCGGAGAGAATATCGGGGCCAAGCTCCAAACCGACCAAGCTTCCGCCGACCTGCGCGTGGCCGAAGCCCGGGCCGAGGAACGCCGCGCCATGGCCGTGGCGATGGAGCAGGAAAACCGCGCCAAAACGCAGGAAGCCAAGTCGCGGGTAGTAGAAGCTGAAGCCGAGATTCCCAAGGCCATTGCCGAAGCCTTCCGCTCCGGTAACCTCGGCGTGATGGACTACTACAAGATGCGCAACATTCAGTCAGACACTGACATGCGCGACTCCATTGCTAACCCCGGCGGCCAAAGCGGCAGCACCAAACCCGGCCGCGACGAAGGCCGGCTGAGCTAA
- a CDS encoding NfeD family protein — MDWLTIALLLVFGLLFLVAEVIFIPGTTVVGLVGFGLLAAGIWFSYRDLGATTGHVLLGSSTVAIGVLVYLGLRPRAINRVALTNVNHARVQDVRHPDVQPGTTGRALSALRPAGTVLFDDDRREVTTRGEFVPAGTQVRVLGIEHNRIVVEGVA, encoded by the coding sequence ATGGACTGGCTCACAATTGCGCTGCTGCTTGTATTTGGCCTGCTGTTTCTGGTGGCCGAAGTAATTTTCATTCCGGGCACTACCGTGGTAGGGCTGGTAGGATTTGGCCTGCTGGCGGCCGGAATTTGGTTTAGTTACCGCGACCTAGGCGCTACTACCGGCCACGTTCTGCTGGGCAGCTCCACGGTGGCTATCGGGGTGCTGGTGTATCTGGGGCTGCGGCCCCGGGCCATCAACCGGGTGGCCCTGACCAACGTCAACCACGCCCGCGTGCAGGATGTGCGCCACCCCGATGTGCAGCCCGGCACTACCGGCCGCGCCCTTTCGGCCCTGCGCCCGGCGGGTACCGTACTTTTTGACGATGACCGGCGCGAAGTAACTACCCGCGGCGAGTTCGTGCCCGCCGGTACCCAGGTGCGGGTGTTAGGCATTGAGCACAACCGCATTGTAGTAGAAGGCGTGGCCTGA
- a CDS encoding GreA/GreB family elongation factor, producing MSRAFTKEDDSLEAPIIPPRAALPPGTPNYVTPEGLELLRQELTALEAERTLAEANRENDADRTRRLTVLNGQLSALNSRLASAKVVDPRSQPVKEVRFGATVTLRPVGGGNASERRFTIVGVDEASVAAGKVAFVAPIARAVQGAKLGQRVQVRLGAKAEEMEVAAIRYGQD from the coding sequence ATGAGCCGTGCATTTACTAAGGAAGACGATTCGCTGGAGGCCCCCATTATTCCGCCCCGCGCCGCCCTGCCGCCGGGTACGCCCAACTACGTCACCCCCGAAGGCTTGGAACTGCTGCGCCAGGAGTTAACGGCCTTGGAAGCTGAGCGTACCTTAGCCGAAGCCAATCGGGAAAACGATGCCGACCGCACCCGCCGCCTCACCGTGCTCAACGGCCAACTCAGCGCCCTCAACTCGCGCCTGGCCAGCGCCAAAGTGGTAGACCCGCGCAGCCAACCGGTTAAGGAAGTGCGCTTCGGCGCTACCGTTACGTTGCGGCCAGTTGGCGGCGGCAACGCGTCTGAGCGGCGCTTTACTATCGTGGGGGTAGACGAAGCGTCAGTCGCGGCGGGCAAAGTGGCTTTTGTTGCCCCCATTGCCCGCGCCGTGCAGGGAGCCAAGCTAGGCCAACGCGTGCAGGTACGGCTCGGTGCCAAGGCGGAGGAAATGGAGGTAGCAGCTATCCGCTACGGGCAGGACTAG
- the proS gene encoding proline--tRNA ligase, translating into MSKSLPKRSEDYSLWYNELVKRAGLAENSSVRGCMVIKPYGYAIWEKMQRTLDDMFKRTGHQNAYFPLFVPKSLFEAEEKNAEGFAKECAVVTHYRLQNDPDKPGKLRVDPNAKLEEELIVRPTSEAIIWSTYKNWIQSYRDLPLLINQWANVVRWEMRTRLFLRTAEFLWQEGHTAHATAEEALAETRQMLEVYAQFAEEWLALPVVKGVKTENERFAGALETYCIEGLMQDGKALQAGTSHFLGQNFAKAFDVQFANKAGGLEYVWGTSWGVSTRLMGALVMAHSDDEGLVLPPKLAPIQVVIVPIYKTGQLDELMERIRPMQMGLIERGISVKVDDRDTERPGFKFAEWELKGVPVRIAVGMRDLDAGTLEVARRDTKEKLTLPLSDIVNSVDQLLQDIQQNIYRRALNFREEHTTRVESYEEFKQVLDGKGGFVVAHYDGTSETEERIKEETKATIRCLALAEPEEEGVCIVTGKPSTRRAHFARAY; encoded by the coding sequence ATGAGCAAAAGTTTGCCCAAGCGCAGTGAAGATTACTCGCTGTGGTACAACGAGTTGGTAAAGCGTGCTGGTTTGGCCGAGAACTCCTCCGTGCGGGGCTGCATGGTGATTAAGCCCTACGGTTACGCCATCTGGGAAAAAATGCAGCGCACCCTCGATGATATGTTCAAGCGCACTGGCCATCAGAACGCGTATTTCCCGCTGTTCGTGCCCAAAAGCTTGTTTGAAGCGGAGGAAAAAAACGCCGAAGGATTCGCCAAGGAATGCGCCGTCGTTACGCACTACCGCCTGCAGAATGACCCCGACAAGCCGGGTAAGTTGCGCGTTGATCCTAACGCCAAGCTAGAAGAGGAGCTGATTGTGCGCCCCACTTCGGAGGCCATCATCTGGAGCACTTACAAAAACTGGATTCAGAGCTACCGCGACCTGCCGCTACTGATCAATCAGTGGGCCAACGTAGTGCGCTGGGAGATGCGTACCCGCTTGTTTCTGCGCACCGCCGAGTTCCTGTGGCAGGAAGGCCATACGGCCCACGCTACCGCCGAGGAAGCCCTGGCCGAAACCCGCCAGATGCTGGAGGTGTACGCCCAGTTTGCCGAAGAGTGGCTGGCCCTACCCGTAGTGAAAGGGGTAAAAACTGAAAACGAGCGGTTTGCCGGCGCCCTGGAAACCTATTGCATTGAGGGCTTGATGCAAGATGGCAAGGCCCTGCAGGCGGGCACTTCTCACTTCCTGGGTCAGAACTTCGCCAAGGCCTTTGACGTGCAGTTCGCCAACAAGGCCGGCGGCCTGGAGTACGTGTGGGGCACGAGCTGGGGCGTGAGCACCCGCCTCATGGGCGCCCTGGTTATGGCTCATTCTGATGATGAAGGCCTGGTGCTACCCCCCAAATTGGCCCCGATTCAGGTGGTGATTGTGCCCATCTACAAAACCGGCCAGCTCGACGAGCTGATGGAGCGCATCCGCCCCATGCAAATGGGCCTGATTGAGCGCGGCATATCGGTGAAGGTAGACGACCGGGACACCGAGCGCCCCGGCTTCAAGTTTGCCGAATGGGAGCTGAAAGGCGTGCCCGTGCGTATTGCCGTGGGCATGCGCGACCTGGACGCCGGCACCCTGGAAGTAGCTCGCCGCGACACCAAGGAGAAGCTGACCCTACCCCTTTCGGACATCGTGAACAGCGTGGACCAGTTGCTGCAGGACATTCAGCAGAACATCTACCGCCGGGCCCTCAACTTCCGCGAGGAACACACTACCCGCGTGGAAAGCTACGAGGAGTTCAAGCAAGTGCTCGATGGCAAAGGCGGCTTCGTGGTGGCCCACTACGATGGCACCTCTGAAACCGAGGAGCGCATCAAGGAGGAAACCAAGGCCACCATCCGCTGCCTGGCCCTGGCTGAGCCGGAGGAAGAAGGCGTTTGCATCGTGACGGGCAAGCCTTCCACGCGCCGCGCCCACTTCGCCCGCGCTTACTAA